The Silene latifolia isolate original U9 population chromosome X, ASM4854445v1, whole genome shotgun sequence genome contains the following window.
GAAATTTTGTTAGTGTTTTTCACAAAAGAAGGCCAAAGAACAGGCAACTGAGAGTGAGAGCCAAAAAGATAGTCAGCCATATGTAAAATCTGAAACGGATTAACCCTGCAGTTATCAAGAATAACTGAATTGCAACTCATCCAAATGGCCTTTATTATACAAAGAAACCGAAGAAGGCACTGATCTACTGCATCCGTGGCCCTGTGAAAATATCCAATAAAATCAGCAAGCCATCGTTGCAAGCAAACAGAAGGATTAGCTACAGAATTAATACCCAGAGCCGAAGAAAGCCAAACATGTCTGGCAACAGTACAAGTTCAAAACAAATGATTTAAAGACTCAGCATGTGAGTGACAAAAAACACATGAAGTACTTACCTGGATGCCTCTAGTAGATAGAATTTCTAAAGAGGGAAGGATATTGTGAACTATACGCCAAACAAGAAGCGAAAACTTAGGAGAGAAACGAAGACCCCAAAGAACTTTCCACGGAAAAGCAGAGTAAAAAGATGGAGAGCAGGAGAAGGATATTCGTGACAACAAGAAATCATACCCAGAGCGGACCGTGTAGACTCCATCTTCCGTGTATTTCCAATAAAGGAAATCGTCAATATCTATATGTGGAGGTTCCATGGCAAGAATAAAATTGGCACAAGGAGACTGAAACCAACAATAAACAGCTACTGGATTCCAGTCACCTGAAGGAGTGAGCAAACTAGAAAGCACAGGTGAGGCGCCACATCAAAAAGATCGCACCGAGGGAGAAGTCCCATTAACCCAAGGACTTGTAAGAAGATCTACAGAGGAACCATTACCGAGCTTCCAGGAGAAGCCAGGAGCAAAAGCAAAAGCTGTGCGACATAAGCCAGACCATAAAAAGGATGGATGAGAGACCTTAGATCTCGACGCAGGAACCGGTAGGTCCTTCCTATACTTGGGCagcataaattttgctaataaacTAGATGGCTGGTGATGAATACGCCAAAAATTCTTCATAAGGGAAGCCTGACTTAACATCGAGACAGATTTCAGACCAAGGCCTCCATCTTCCCGAGGACGCTGCAGAGAGTCGCTAGAGAGCCAATGAATAAATCTATGACGAACATCCTTGCGTCACCAAAAAGCCGCAATCAAAGAGTCAAGTTTCTTACAAATTCCGACCGGAAAAGGAATTGAAGACATCCAAAAACGTATCGAACCTAATATAATAGAGTTGATGATGAGGAATTTGCAAGGCTGGCTGAGGTGCAGCGAAGACCAAGCAATAATACGAGTTGTCCTCTTGTCCAACAAGGGTTGAAAAACCAAAGACTTCTTTGAAGAAAGATCAACAGGGACCCCCAAATAATTCCCAAAACTATCAGAAGTTTTCATCTTCAGAATAAATGACATATGAGACATAAAATCAGCTGGTGCATTTGGACTGAATTTAATAAAAGACTTATCTAGATTTATCATCTGTCCCGAGGCAAGCTCAAAGCACCGAAATAAGTCCCGTAGAGTCTCAAAAGAAGTTGGAGTAGCTTTACAACAAATAAACGCATCATCAGCATAAAAAAGATGTGTGATCGGAGGTGCATACCGAGAAATCTTAAGACCAGGTAAGGCGGTAGCCTTCTCCGCAGCACGCAACTCCCAAGATAAAATATCCATgcacataataaaaaaaataaggtGAAAGAGGATCACCTTGCCTCAGACCACACGATGGTCTAAAAGAACTAGAGGGCTCGCCGTTGATGATAATATTATAAGTTACAGTTGAGATGCATTCCCAGATAATATTTTGCCAGAATTGCGGGAACCCGAATTTCTTCATGATCGCAATGAGAAACGGCCAAGACACACGGTCAAACGCTTTATGCATATCTAGTTTCAGAGCCGCATAAGAAACCGTTCCTTTATTCGTTTTGTTAAGATAATGCATGATCTCATGAGTAATAAGACATCCATCTGAGATAAGCCGTGAGGGAACAAAAGCCTGCTGAGAATCCGAAACAATCGATGAAATGACAAGCTTGAGACGATTAGCAAGACATTTGGAAGCAAGGCGATAAATAACATTGCAGAGACTGATAGGACGATATTGAGAGATCAGTTCCGGCTTGTCGACCTTTGGGATAAGAATAATATGAGTATTATTCCACTCTTTCAACATCACCCCCGAATTAAGGAAATGAAGCAGAGCCATAGTAACCAAATACCCAACCTGGGGCCAGAACGTCTGGAAAAATTTCGGAGTTATgcctgttagaaatctagatctctatactcaacatattcatatatgttataattttaatttagtcataaaattaaaaggtgatcttatgcatgcaaactacaaaataaataaagaagaaatcatcatctcacattgatatttcggtttacatgggcacaagagagttctcctactctcttgttcttgagctttccttagtggatgaacaaggattcaagaagagaatccctcccaaaagtattatacccaagataacaacttaataaaattaatattattattactagaataatactaattttgtattaaaattgacccaaaaatattattggactctctattatttcggtttagagagaaggaagagaaggaagaattttatctttctaaaactctaattttagatgaataatgaatgagtaATCTAAAATGTTtttggtagtgtatattaggtaaaaatgaggagaaaaacccatggttttctcctctcaaaaaccgggtggaatggggaagggaagagggccaatgcatgaacaaagtgttcttcacatgaccactaggtttgcatggctagtttttaggtaaatcattatgcttaccactaacataattaacctaatattttcctaatcctcccattatttcggtttacatggataaaatggactccattttatctttgtcaatttgtcatatgtcacatgtcatatgtcacataaaattgttatgtatttttaacatattaaaaatcaacgcattaataaaaatacgtcatatacaaaaatcgacttagtaattcgtaattacttgtaccaaaatattttaccaaatataaatcacaacatcttgtatttacaataaattattcattcaaatgcaattgtttctttaaacaataatttcatccaagtaataaaacaattcgattacttagaccgtatcttatttaatcaaattacaatgagacacgtaaatattacttcgaaaatcgtccgtcaattttaagtaatttaactgacccgtatcgtcatacgatcaattaaatgatcaattaagagtgttaccctttaggtatgacctaagaggatcaactggtcaccaccgtctcacgacagtaatgtcaaactctagtcagccaatcattaccgatatgtgtggacagttgtgagtaaaatattacttcccaattgtattctttaaaatgagacttaaacatgtgatcattatgatcaacttGATTacgatcgcattattgtcggaggacacatattccaacaatctcccacttgtcctcgacaagtgtgcgtcaccaattctcttgtcctattactatctcccactcaatgcaaggtgtctttcaggtcgtacttgcaagtgatcatatcgagagtggttcctcgatctggagaacaactgattgaccggagttatccaccatggatacattccgagcgtggccacgcatttctagttcattactcctcgagtggccctgagatgttgttataaccctgactaggggtggacaattcctatcgcactcattcccttcgactagccacagccatcataacccaaaatatgcccatttgaccccatttacgaaggtcgtagtaacacaaataaaagttaatctgaaactgtgccatcttaggcgaatagtctttagtaaaaagaatcgactcattcgaatactatagtagctctcgccacgatcaggctacataaatttgccagaactctataagcggtcataaggcccgacaaaatgttcctaacagtctgcctatgtgatcgactagtcattctcatatgactctatggcacttgaacttgccatcaatcgcatcacactctagtcacttcgagacgtcacctcatgtaagtaactatgggctacaacccgtttggatgtaacaaagcataaggtgagttaataataactcaaacgacaaatgtcgacatcacattccggtagtcaataccatattacaaccttgtgatgcatatcgtaagtgtgtaaacacttgtttgattgcaatagaagtttaacataccacaTGTCCAtgagttcaaacttcttataatcacattttctttacgttcatgttatcttctcatagcatgaatcttaccaagtacacatctaggttcccaacctcggttttggttctttatcttgagagaacttccttgtcgattatcacataacaaacgaatttgtggtgaatgatataacttgtactaaTCAAGTACTctacccacacacaatgcactaggtatatgttttgtagaatcttgcaacaattgtcaagatgattagcctagcacttctcacaagtcccaGCATTATAGGAaaaactagttttgagtaacttcttattcaactaagtatctttccaaacttcctatttctgcTTTTAGCTTaagagcttaggattttcataaatccttacatgtgttcgaaatgcaatatgtgcaacctcttgacacacaatagagtcttcttgtcaaacactgaaattgctcatcaaattctcctcgagaattcatgacgtttcatgTATGGCTTTCCAACgatccatcatgctcttatgcatatgatatattttggatatgtgcatgattattctaatggcggaaacattagtaacctttaatcatgtcatcaactattcttaagttcaaggaacgaccatgactgctaatggcctttccattttcatttacatgaataacctacgttacttgttgatttgatgtgtatgtctctatacttatccaacatctcatgatgtgattggattcatcatagtccattttcatccagaattgaaaactcaaatactcctttgtgaaggaaggtattagctctcattcttcaatgagtgatgagttataaattttacaagatgattgctcccactaaattccatgtctacaCATGATaacttccaactcccacttaattccacataatTCGTAAATGCCTCCTCAATTgagacatttcaagaattgaaatatatattgctttgtttaagttatttgagataaaaccatatatgttcccatcatatcctttcaaaatacttattttgaagtggtctcatcttaaccttatggaaagagattttaatctctaactcattcatatcataatgatgcgtagcaatgtcattgtttaaatataaataatatctaatacatgtccttcaaaatacccttttcggaaggaggtttaaccatttcattttcataatgaggttacgtaatgacatttgcgtggttaataaTTAACTTAGCTATtaaggatatcggtatatcaaaccttgcaacctctagtcataaatctcatttattttctaggatgtaactttgattcatttaggctcttaagtaaatatcaatgttgaaactattggtcaaaatttatcataaactagtcaaagctcttgttaagactttacattagtcattttcttccaaaactttcttttggtctcctcatgtagttatcttgagaaaacattctcttgattacttcacttggtctcttttgtcatgtagatctattcgagaccatagatctcatctattgggcatactatataaatagatatacctttattcaaatcattctcccttgcgtagatctcatttacacaagtacatagatttatcttggtgttgtgtcctcatttttctcccactctatctttagaataaatacactagagattcaaagatagtatatgagacacaaataatgatttttgaggtataaggaggactatctcataggttgactaaactatctcataggttgactaattgttttagattttgtaagtgtacttggtgattaactttcctttaagagagttcattaactcaatatcactttgtaaatgatcatacacaagtctttagcttgtggttatataatgaatcccatcattatagttgttaaTTAGAtccctttaagtgaataatcatatgtttctatgagcaagcatgtatagacgaattttagaacaaggataaaaatgataaaacgggtgacttgggttgcaaaccaagccaccattatccaaaatacaaccaattatccaaaatacatttccatgtcaaacacggaaatcaaaaggttctaaaatccaaaacataattaaaataaaacaataaaaagcgaagcttcatggaagctattcctagcttttcgatggtttctcaagcttgcttttcttttcccttgtccttgcttggtggaggccctatttacaataaaaaggggatacattatcacaactttgtatcacaatgccatagttgaattagaaacataaaagaaaggatagtcatttacctactggagtgatctttccagccttaatatcaccaaggtatttggaacaatttcttttccaatgtccaacaccattacaataatggcatttatcaagaggacccttcttgatcttggaggtactagcttcataagtcttagctttggtgaaagtgggagcttgcttcttacccttcttcccattctttttgaacatccccttgcttttggtgcttatgttaagcacatcttttggtgggttcacatttaaccccatgtccctttcggcttgcacaagtaacttgtgcaactcttcaagagacacgtccttgtcttgcatgtta
Protein-coding sequences here:
- the LOC141618237 gene encoding uncharacterized protein LOC141618237, which produces MQWVIHHRLSHGINWSEIQHRIQSSSTRIVDVESATSFQQVHSEQLQLLQTQHVFWLQRAKLKSDILDGLPSRFLYSRVKQRSSHQRILALRSVSGKWLFEPDLISLEITSFFQELLCSTPPQDPASPRGFIEPLLESLDLPQLSSADCLVLSAPFTATDIIHALNGMDGSKSPGPDGITFWPQVGYLVTMALLHFLNSGVMLKEWNNTHIILIPKVDKPELISQYRPISLCNVIYRLASKCLANRLKLVISSIVSDSQQAFVPSRLISDGCLITHEIMHYLNKTNKGTVSYAALKLDMHKAFDRVSWPFLIAIMKKFGFPQFWQNIIWECISTLRAAEKATALPGLKISRYAPPITHLFYADDAFICCKATPTSFETLRDLFRCFELASGQMINLDKSFIKFSPNAPADFMSHMSFILKMKTSDSFGNYLGVPVDLSSKKSLRPREDGGLGLKSVSMLSQASLMKNFWRIHHQPSSLLAKFMLPKYRKDLPVPASRSKVSHPSFLWSGLCRTAFAFAPGFSWKLGNGSSVDLLTSPWVNGTSPSSPCANFILAMEPPHIDIDDFLYWKYTEDGVYTVRSGYDFLLSRISFSCSPSFYSAFPWKVLWGLRFSPKFSLLVWRIVHNILPSLEILSTRGIQLILLFACNDGLLILLDIFTGPRMQVNPFQILHMADYLFGSHSQLPVLWPSFVKNTNKISIFPLDNTTSLSLFTVTYFTLVCRSSPRDRFMVTSSDSISSIPVIQHVRASSVFAASTKGLLLNMYRAHSASLPSVSFQVTSKKLSSVLASTTPVPIELRHSLGTIRSFLCRYVHWSVSFATG